Proteins from a single region of Bacteroidota bacterium:
- a CDS encoding PorP/SprF family type IX secretion system membrane protein: MKKSFILFLSFFFLLKNFSAQDIHFTQFNENPMHINPAYTGMFDGLFRVTLNYRNQWASMGHPYTTSAAAFDMPLLYAPHRAYIGVGAFLYHDQAGDSKFGTFQGLLSASGIVPLNDYNKFSAGIQGGFSQRSATISSLTWENQYVNGSFDPTAVSNEGNLLTSFPYADLSAGIAYQYRSVAGNIAGKDVFELNCGGSVYHFNKPEQKFHGGGGERLDQRYVAHVQLRFDIPDTKWSVRPSAYYMVQGPASEFVFGGLVRYRIKNGTKITNFFSESGIGLGCSYRWKDAILPQLYYDLGDFFIGMSYDFNISDYAIASHHNGGFEITLRYANLNAALYKNKK; encoded by the coding sequence ATGAAGAAGTCATTTATTTTATTTCTTTCATTTTTTTTTCTCCTGAAAAATTTTTCGGCGCAGGATATTCACTTCACACAATTCAATGAAAATCCAATGCACATCAATCCGGCTTATACCGGGATGTTCGACGGATTATTCCGCGTTACACTCAATTATCGGAATCAGTGGGCGAGTATGGGCCATCCGTACACGACGTCTGCTGCTGCATTCGATATGCCATTGCTTTACGCGCCGCATAGGGCGTACATCGGTGTTGGTGCTTTTCTCTATCATGACCAGGCGGGCGATTCCAAATTCGGAACATTCCAGGGATTGCTTTCTGCAAGCGGAATTGTACCGCTGAATGATTACAATAAATTTTCTGCAGGAATACAGGGAGGATTTTCGCAGCGGTCAGCAACAATTTCTTCACTCACATGGGAGAATCAGTATGTGAACGGAAGTTTTGATCCTACTGCTGTATCGAATGAAGGAAATCTTCTCACTTCTTTTCCTTACGCCGATCTTTCTGCGGGAATTGCTTACCAGTACCGGAGTGTAGCAGGAAATATTGCGGGCAAAGATGTGTTCGAATTGAATTGCGGCGGAAGTGTTTATCATTTCAATAAACCGGAACAGAAATTTCACGGTGGTGGTGGCGAACGTCTCGATCAGCGTTACGTTGCGCATGTGCAGTTACGATTCGATATTCCTGATACAAAATGGAGCGTTCGTCCTTCTGCGTATTACATGGTGCAAGGGCCGGCGAGTGAATTTGTTTTCGGCGGACTCGTTCGTTACCGCATCAAGAACGGAACGAAGATCACCAACTTTTTCAGCGAATCAGGAATTGGTTTGGGTTGCAGTTACCGGTGGAAAGATGCGATACTTCCGCAATTGTATTATGATCTCGGCGATTTTTTCATTGGCATGTCGTACGATTTCAATATTTCGGATTATGCGATCGCATCACATCACAATGGCGGATTTGAAATAACTTTGCGTTACGCCAACCTGAACGCCGCACTTTATAAAAATAAGAAATGA
- a CDS encoding GNAT family N-acetyltransferase, with protein sequence MSDLILRPASETDIPVIIQLADRIWKEHYSPIIGLPQVEYMLTKSYSSSSIREQMESGERFFLAYENKIPIGYISVLEKNDGEYFLHKFYIEMKEQGRGLGKKIFGMMVEKFPACNSMRLQVNRLNFKAINFYFKLGFTIEYAKNFDIGEGYSMDDYMMILRRK encoded by the coding sequence GTGTCTGATCTCATTTTACGCCCGGCTTCTGAAACCGATATTCCCGTGATCATTCAACTCGCTGATCGCATCTGGAAAGAACACTATTCACCGATCATCGGATTGCCGCAGGTAGAATACATGCTCACTAAAAGTTATTCTTCCTCAAGCATCAGGGAACAGATGGAAAGCGGCGAACGATTTTTTTTAGCATACGAAAACAAAATTCCGATCGGTTACATTTCTGTTCTTGAAAAAAATGATGGAGAATATTTTCTTCATAAATTCTATATTGAAATGAAAGAGCAGGGAAGAGGGCTCGGCAAAAAAATATTCGGAATGATGGTTGAAAAATTTCCCGCGTGCAACAGCATGCGCCTGCAGGTGAACCGGCTCAACTTCAAAGCCATTAATTTTTATTTCAAACTCGGATTTACCATTGAGTATGCAAAGAATTTCGACATTGGCGAAGGATACTCGATGGATGATTACATGATGATCCTGCGAAGAAAATAA
- a CDS encoding carbohydrate binding family 9 domain-containing protein: protein MRINLLTIIIFLNCFRLSAGNVDDTSIVRKILSTKRAEVAPKIDGKLDDDAWKDAEVAGDFIQYSPVEKAAVSFPTDVRILYDDQAIYLGAMCYDNNPDSIKRQLGTRDDYLNADNFIVRFDTYNTQQDAFTFSVSASGVQGDSRLSDYSFNAVWESEVKILSNGWSVEMKIPWSALRFPTSHEQIWGLQLARNIQRKFEYDQWAQTPKEKANSMKYWGLLKGLTDIKEPVRLSVTPYLTTIWQKDSRFGETNPSMSLSGGMNLKYGINESFTLDMTLLPDFSQVKSDNIVKNLGPFEIQYQDQRPFFTEGTDLFTRGDIFYSRRIGRTPSNFYSAPYLTDSNEVIIKNPSQSHLLNATKLSGRTNGGLGIGLLNAYVDNTYAIAKDTLTGKTRNILTEPSSNYNIFVFDQQLKNSSDVFITNTNVIRSHGFRSANVTASGFVLNNKKNTWGVVGAGGVSNVMTPTGSVGEFTSKIGYYYNAGIYKNGGKFQYGINRQEVNKQWDCNDMGINRETNYSNNNIDFSYNIFNPWKCFNNAFFNASATYSDNLTTGIMTGFNIDMFSNATLKNFWNVYLGGEFNPVKERDFYEPRVDGRFYLRPRLFYTFAGINTNENKKLSLGFNFHGGSTEQISTTIPPNPFFGIGTTLFFRAGNRFTLSLSSDYSDDNGDRGWVETESDGTIVFGRRELRTVENSFSTSFVFMKDMSISFIARHYWETGNYLGYYVLNNDGTLTDYVNYTGDHNFSFNSASVDMVYRWIFAPGSTLSISWKQNVLNEQAMIDYNYFNNFNSTVKAPQFNQVSLSLLYYLDYNSVAHKRRAQK from the coding sequence ATGAGAATAAACCTGCTCACGATCATTATTTTTCTGAATTGCTTCCGCTTGTCGGCCGGCAATGTGGATGACACAAGCATTGTAAGAAAAATACTTTCCACGAAACGGGCGGAAGTTGCGCCGAAGATAGATGGTAAACTCGATGATGATGCCTGGAAAGATGCAGAAGTTGCCGGCGATTTCATTCAGTACAGCCCGGTAGAAAAAGCTGCTGTGAGTTTTCCAACTGATGTGCGCATTCTTTATGACGACCAGGCCATTTACCTCGGTGCAATGTGTTACGATAATAATCCCGACAGTATCAAACGGCAACTCGGAACAAGAGATGATTACCTGAATGCCGATAATTTCATAGTGCGTTTCGATACGTACAACACACAACAGGATGCGTTCACATTTTCTGTAAGTGCATCCGGCGTACAAGGAGATTCGAGACTTTCCGATTATTCTTTCAATGCAGTTTGGGAAAGTGAAGTGAAAATTCTTTCCAATGGCTGGAGTGTTGAAATGAAAATTCCATGGTCGGCGTTACGCTTCCCGACGTCGCACGAACAAATTTGGGGATTGCAGCTTGCGAGAAATATTCAGCGGAAATTCGAATATGATCAATGGGCGCAAACTCCGAAGGAGAAAGCGAACTCAATGAAATATTGGGGATTGCTCAAAGGATTGACCGACATCAAAGAACCAGTTCGCCTTTCAGTCACGCCTTATCTCACCACGATCTGGCAAAAAGATTCGCGCTTCGGAGAAACAAATCCTTCAATGAGTCTTTCCGGCGGAATGAACCTGAAGTATGGTATCAATGAAAGTTTCACACTCGATATGACTTTGCTTCCTGATTTCAGCCAGGTGAAGAGTGATAACATTGTGAAGAATCTTGGCCCGTTTGAAATTCAATACCAGGATCAGCGTCCTTTCTTCACAGAAGGAACGGATCTTTTCACTCGTGGCGATATTTTTTATTCGAGAAGAATTGGCCGCACACCAAGTAATTTTTATTCCGCGCCTTACCTTACTGATTCGAATGAAGTGATCATAAAAAATCCATCACAATCGCATTTGCTGAATGCAACCAAACTTTCAGGAAGAACGAACGGCGGACTTGGAATCGGGTTGCTCAACGCGTACGTGGATAATACGTACGCGATCGCAAAGGACACACTCACTGGCAAGACGCGGAATATTCTCACTGAACCTTCATCGAACTATAATATTTTTGTTTTTGACCAGCAGTTGAAGAACAGTTCAGATGTTTTCATTACAAATACCAATGTAATCCGCTCTCACGGATTTCGTAGCGCGAATGTAACGGCATCTGGTTTTGTGCTGAACAATAAAAAAAATACGTGGGGTGTGGTTGGTGCAGGCGGAGTAAGCAACGTGATGACGCCAACCGGAAGTGTAGGAGAATTCACTTCGAAGATCGGCTATTATTACAATGCAGGGATATACAAGAACGGCGGAAAATTCCAGTACGGTATCAATCGTCAGGAGGTGAACAAGCAATGGGATTGCAATGATATGGGCATTAACCGCGAAACAAATTACTCGAATAATAATATTGATTTCTCCTATAATATTTTCAACCCGTGGAAATGTTTCAATAATGCGTTCTTTAACGCGAGCGCTACTTACAGCGACAACCTTACTACAGGCATCATGACGGGATTCAACATCGATATGTTCAGCAATGCGACACTGAAAAATTTCTGGAACGTTTACCTCGGTGGAGAATTCAACCCGGTTAAAGAACGTGACTTCTATGAACCTCGTGTAGATGGAAGATTTTATTTGCGCCCGAGATTGTTTTACACGTTTGCAGGAATCAATACCAACGAAAATAAAAAACTAAGTCTCGGATTCAATTTTCACGGCGGATCTACAGAGCAGATCAGCACTACGATACCTCCGAATCCTTTCTTCGGTATCGGCACCACCTTATTCTTCCGTGCAGGAAACAGGTTTACGCTCAGTTTGAGTTCAGACTATAGTGATGATAACGGTGATCGCGGCTGGGTGGAAACAGAAAGTGACGGAACCATTGTTTTCGGGAGAAGAGAATTGCGCACAGTAGAAAATTCTTTTTCTACTTCGTTCGTCTTCATGAAAGACATGTCCATCTCATTCATTGCACGTCATTACTGGGAAACCGGGAATTATCTCGGTTATTATGTGTTGAATAATGACGGAACGCTTACCGATTATGTGAATTACACAGGCGATCATAATTTCAGTTTCAATTCTGCGAGTGTGGATATGGTTTACAGGTGGATCTTCGCACCCGGCAGCACACTGAGTATTTCCTGGAAACAGAATGTGCTGAATGAACAGGCGATGATCGATTACAATTATTTCAATAATTTCAATTCGACGGTGAAAGCTCCGCAGTTCAACCAGGTTTCACTCAGCCTGCTTTATTATCTCGATTACAATTCTGTTGCGCACAAGCGACGTGCACAGAAGTGA
- the sucC gene encoding ADP-forming succinate--CoA ligase subunit beta, which yields MNLHEYQGKIILKKFGVPVQEGIVAETPENAVSAAQELSKQTGTSWWVVKSQIHAGGRGKGKIKGTEQRGVVLAKSLDEVKTFSKNILGNFLVTKQTGENGKKVNKVLIAQDVYYPGPEKPAEFYLSVLLNRGKGRNIIMYSPQGGMDIESVAHDTPELIFTEEIDPKVGLRDFQCRRIAFNLGLSGDAFKNMQKFIRAIYSTYEAIDASMFEINPVLKTSDAKIIAVDSKVTVDNNGLFRHPDIAQMRDTTEEDPTEVEAGSHGLNYVKLDGNVGCMVNGAGLAMATMDIIKLSGGDPANFLDVGGTANAARVEQAFRIILRDKNVKAILVNIFGGIVRCDRVAQGIVDAYRNIGNISVPIIVRLQGTNAEEAKKIITESGLKVYSAIQLQEAADLVKEVLK from the coding sequence ATGAATCTTCACGAATACCAGGGTAAAATAATTCTGAAAAAATTCGGAGTTCCTGTACAGGAAGGAATCGTTGCCGAGACGCCTGAAAATGCAGTGAGCGCTGCACAGGAACTTTCGAAACAAACCGGCACTTCGTGGTGGGTGGTGAAATCACAGATACACGCAGGCGGGCGCGGGAAAGGAAAAATAAAAGGCACAGAACAGCGCGGAGTTGTTCTTGCAAAATCACTCGATGAAGTAAAAACTTTTTCAAAAAATATTCTTGGCAATTTTCTCGTTACAAAACAAACCGGCGAGAATGGAAAAAAAGTAAATAAAGTTCTGATCGCGCAGGATGTTTATTATCCCGGCCCGGAAAAACCTGCAGAATTCTATTTGAGTGTGTTGCTCAATCGCGGCAAAGGAAGAAATATCATCATGTATTCTCCGCAGGGCGGAATGGATATTGAATCGGTGGCACACGATACACCGGAACTGATCTTCACGGAAGAAATAGATCCGAAAGTAGGTTTGCGTGATTTCCAGTGCAGGAGAATTGCATTCAATCTCGGTTTAAGCGGCGATGCTTTTAAAAACATGCAGAAATTCATTCGTGCAATTTATTCCACTTATGAGGCGATCGATGCGAGTATGTTTGAAATAAATCCTGTTCTCAAAACTTCCGATGCAAAAATTATTGCCGTCGATTCAAAAGTTACCGTCGATAACAACGGACTTTTCCGTCATCCCGATATTGCACAGATGCGCGATACTACCGAGGAAGATCCGACTGAAGTAGAAGCTGGAAGCCATGGATTGAATTATGTGAAGCTTGATGGTAATGTAGGATGCATGGTAAATGGAGCCGGCCTTGCCATGGCAACAATGGATATCATTAAACTTTCCGGTGGCGATCCTGCGAATTTTCTCGACGTAGGTGGAACTGCAAATGCTGCAAGAGTAGAACAGGCGTTCAGAATAATTCTCCGCGATAAAAATGTGAAGGCGATCCTTGTGAATATTTTCGGTGGCATCGTGCGTTGCGACCGCGTAGCGCAGGGGATCGTGGATGCGTACAGGAACATCGGGAATATTTCAGTTCCGATCATTGTGCGATTGCAGGGAACAAATGCCGAAGAAGCGAAAAAGATAATCACAGAGTCGGGGTTGAAAGTTTATTCGGCTATTCAATTGCAGGAAGCTGCCGATCTCGTGAAGGAAGTGTTGAAATAA
- a CDS encoding nuclear transport factor 2 family protein: MKILFPLLFITVVSASCANENQEKKKTDSIICIVPPPTFDPQSEKETIRQLENKYAKFLTSGNGDSLLDLYSDDIQILANQQTIFTGKQGVKTYCSYMPEITFEQRIMVSLNGTKDVLYESGIETLSGKRGSQSFGGNRKYLTIWKLVNGKYKIAVEMWNELPPQAINSK; this comes from the coding sequence ATGAAAATATTATTCCCATTGCTATTCATCACCGTAGTTTCCGCTTCATGCGCGAATGAAAACCAGGAAAAAAAGAAAACTGATTCCATCATCTGCATTGTTCCTCCACCGACATTCGATCCACAATCGGAAAAGGAAACGATCAGGCAGCTTGAAAATAAATACGCGAAGTTTCTTACCAGCGGTAACGGAGATTCTCTTCTTGATCTTTATTCCGACGACATCCAAATCCTCGCCAATCAGCAAACGATCTTCACCGGGAAACAAGGCGTGAAAACTTATTGCAGCTACATGCCTGAAATTACTTTCGAACAACGAATAATGGTTTCACTCAACGGAACGAAAGATGTGTTGTATGAATCGGGGATAGAAACTTTATCAGGAAAGCGCGGCTCTCAATCATTCGGCGGAAACAGAAAATACCTGACGATCTGGAAATTAGTAAATGGCAAATACAAAATTGCAGTAGAAATGTGGAATGAGTTGCCGCCTCAGGCAATAAATTCAAAATGA
- a CDS encoding class I SAM-dependent methyltransferase produces the protein METKKMKVGPKSKGMIEPHNAAYNPMDKIFRLIMGDFASVSNSWPGDYGEATLANIRKAQQAKYENYFHYLGLKENAGMKIFEIGPGWGPFSDYCRGKGVDVTSICPGKNQYEYLKKSGHNVHREVWQEFKPDNGPFDAIVVMGSPEHFVSPKDFVNGKQDKIYRQFFDYCYGLLKPGGRIGGQFMTFDGKECDYAKLQVEKEGTDDETQKNYHIGLLLYRYPDAWLPRDFKHFFSCSKEGDYKVIKVVDGRKHYVWTMRGWKNHFNKVTPVSKWFKVTGLVIHGVFNKDFGYWAKAFWKQSNRLCFEKGWMGHEFFFVEKQ, from the coding sequence ATGGAAACTAAAAAAATGAAAGTCGGCCCGAAATCAAAGGGAATGATTGAACCACACAATGCTGCTTACAATCCGATGGATAAAATATTCCGGCTCATCATGGGCGATTTTGCTTCGGTGTCGAATTCATGGCCGGGAGATTATGGTGAAGCAACGCTTGCAAATATCCGGAAGGCACAACAGGCGAAATATGAAAACTATTTTCATTACCTCGGTTTAAAAGAAAATGCGGGAATGAAAATTTTTGAAATAGGCCCGGGTTGGGGGCCATTCTCCGATTATTGCAGGGGAAAAGGTGTGGATGTCACTTCTATTTGCCCTGGGAAAAATCAATATGAATATTTAAAAAAATCGGGACACAATGTTCACCGTGAAGTGTGGCAGGAATTCAAACCGGACAATGGGCCGTTCGATGCGATCGTGGTGATGGGTTCTCCGGAACATTTTGTTTCACCCAAAGATTTTGTCAATGGAAAACAGGATAAAATTTACCGGCAGTTTTTCGATTACTGTTACGGATTATTGAAACCCGGCGGAAGGATCGGCGGGCAATTCATGACCTTCGACGGAAAAGAATGTGATTATGCAAAACTCCAGGTGGAGAAAGAAGGAACAGATGATGAAACGCAGAAAAATTATCACATCGGGCTTTTGTTGTATCGTTATCCGGATGCGTGGTTGCCGCGCGATTTCAAACATTTCTTTTCCTGTTCGAAAGAAGGAGATTACAAAGTGATCAAAGTGGTGGATGGAAGAAAACATTATGTGTGGACCATGAGAGGATGGAAAAATCATTTCAATAAGGTCACGCCTGTCAGCAAATGGTTCAAGGTAACGGGACTCGTCATTCACGGAGTTTTCAATAAAGATTTTGGTTACTGGGCGAAAGCCTTCTGGAAACAATCGAACCGTTTGTGTTTTGAAAAAGGATGGATGGGACATGAATTTTTCTTCGTGGAGAAACAATGA
- the bshB1 gene encoding bacillithiol biosynthesis deacetylase BshB1 codes for METDILAFGVHPDDVELSCAGTLLKHIAAGYSAGIIDLTKGELGTRGNAELRMKEADASAKILGVKFRENLGMADGRFKNDDTHQIKIIEKIREHRPQIVFCNAIHDRHPDHGRAAHLVSESCFYSGLKKIETAFNGKLQETWRPRAVYHYIQDRQLKADIIVDVTSFVEKKLEAIKSFSSQFFDVDSREPLTPISVPEFLEVVKARMRVFGRDAMMEFAEGFTVERSIGVEDMMKLR; via the coding sequence ATGGAAACAGATATTCTCGCTTTCGGCGTTCATCCCGATGATGTGGAACTTTCCTGCGCAGGAACTTTGCTCAAGCACATCGCGGCCGGATATTCAGCAGGAATTATCGATCTCACAAAAGGAGAACTCGGAACACGTGGTAATGCTGAATTGAGAATGAAAGAAGCCGATGCTTCAGCAAAAATCCTTGGCGTAAAATTCCGGGAGAATTTAGGAATGGCCGATGGAAGATTTAAAAATGATGACACGCATCAAATAAAAATAATTGAAAAGATCCGTGAGCATCGCCCGCAAATTGTTTTCTGTAATGCAATTCACGATCGTCATCCTGATCACGGGCGTGCGGCGCATCTCGTTTCCGAAAGTTGTTTTTATTCCGGGTTAAAAAAAATTGAAACTGCTTTCAATGGAAAATTGCAGGAGACATGGAGGCCGCGTGCTGTTTATCATTACATCCAGGATCGCCAGTTGAAAGCAGATATCATTGTGGATGTAACTTCATTTGTGGAAAAAAAACTGGAAGCGATCAAATCCTTCTCTTCTCAATTCTTCGATGTTGATTCAAGAGAACCTCTGACTCCTATTTCTGTTCCTGAATTTCTTGAAGTCGTGAAAGCGCGCATGCGTGTGTTCGGGCGCGATGCCATGATGGAATTTGCAGAAGGATTTACAGTAGAGCGGAGTATTGGAGTGGAAGATATGATGAAGCTGAGGTGA
- a CDS encoding T9SS type A sorting domain-containing protein gives MKKLLLLLALLTYHISHLTSQTWTQVGTQGFSNPVSGFTYTGFALDNNGAPYVAYPDASNSGKISVMMYNGASWVNVGVAGFSAGQGYEVSIAFNAANEPYVAFGDQGNSSHATVMKFNGASWVNVGSAGFSAGVVNDLTIKFSSADTAFVSYVDNAYSGKAVVQKYNGTNWLNVGTAGFTAGGTGQMKMALSGADLPYIAYQDQTVGFMESCMMYNGTNWVHVGSSTFSAGTIQYSHITFDNSGTTPYISYNTGSNPFAPNVQMFNGASWNYVGGQNLNTDVDYLNNIALDAGNTPFVVFPDGSYSGKTSVEYFTGSSWVYAGNAGFSFGQIEFPNIAINSTNDIYAEYWDSNDANKISVMKLNAITTSVSENAPDNFISLYPNPANDNVKISLTSKVTDTKIILISVDGKTLFEKKNQTGDQFVLDISSLANGIYFVEIQQQDKIIRSKIVKE, from the coding sequence ATGAAAAAACTTCTACTTCTCCTCGCCCTTCTCACTTACCACATCTCACATCTCACTTCTCAAACATGGACGCAAGTCGGCACGCAGGGGTTTTCCAATCCTGTTTCCGGTTTTACTTACACCGGTTTTGCACTCGACAACAATGGTGCTCCTTATGTTGCGTATCCCGATGCGTCGAATTCCGGAAAAATTTCTGTGATGATGTACAACGGGGCGAGCTGGGTGAATGTGGGCGTCGCTGGATTTTCTGCCGGGCAGGGATATGAAGTTTCCATTGCGTTCAATGCAGCGAATGAACCTTATGTTGCATTCGGTGACCAGGGAAATTCTTCGCATGCCACCGTTATGAAATTCAATGGCGCGAGTTGGGTGAATGTAGGAAGCGCAGGATTTTCTGCGGGAGTGGTGAATGATCTCACGATAAAATTCAGCAGCGCGGATACTGCTTTTGTTTCTTATGTTGACAATGCTTATTCCGGAAAGGCGGTTGTGCAGAAATACAACGGCACTAATTGGCTGAATGTAGGAACTGCAGGATTCACGGCCGGAGGAACCGGCCAAATGAAAATGGCGCTGAGCGGAGCCGATCTTCCATACATCGCTTACCAGGATCAGACAGTAGGATTTATGGAGAGTTGCATGATGTACAATGGAACGAATTGGGTGCACGTGGGCTCTTCCACATTTTCTGCGGGAACTATTCAGTATTCGCACATCACTTTCGATAACAGCGGAACAACTCCTTACATTTCTTACAACACCGGTTCCAATCCTTTTGCGCCGAATGTGCAAATGTTCAACGGAGCAAGCTGGAATTATGTAGGCGGACAAAATTTAAATACCGATGTCGATTATCTCAACAACATTGCTCTTGATGCAGGCAATACTCCGTTCGTTGTTTTTCCCGATGGATCTTATTCCGGAAAAACTTCAGTAGAATATTTCACGGGTTCTTCGTGGGTGTACGCGGGCAATGCGGGATTCTCATTCGGGCAAATAGAATTTCCAAACATCGCGATCAATTCCACCAATGATATTTATGCAGAATATTGGGACAGCAACGATGCGAATAAAATTTCGGTGATGAAACTGAATGCGATCACTACTTCTGTAAGTGAAAACGCCCCGGATAATTTCATTTCACTTTATCCGAACCCGGCGAATGATAATGTGAAAATCTCATTGACGAGCAAAGTCACTGACACTAAAATAATATTGATCAGTGTTGATGGAAAAACTTTATTTGAAAAGAAAAATCAAACCGGCGACCAGTTCGTGCTGGATATATCTTCGCTTGCGAACGGAATTTATTTTGTTGAAATTCAGCAGCAGGATAAAATTATTAGAAGTAAAATTGTGAAGGAGTGA
- a CDS encoding shikimate dehydrogenase gives MRKFGLIGYPLSHSFSEKYFSEKFRKENIADASYRLFPLKSIEEFPALLEKEKDLSGLSVTIPYKEKIIPFLDELDETIRAIGAVNTIKFKIQNPKSKIAIGYNTDVYGFRQSIKPFLASHHERALVLGTGGASKAIEFVLKQIGIDCVFVSREKKNIQGKNILLYSELNNYILDSHKLIVNCSPVGTFPDVNAAPEIPYEFISEKHFLYDLVYNPAETEFLKRGKEKGAMTMNGLDMLKLQAEEAWRIWNSDI, from the coding sequence GTGCGTAAGTTCGGCCTCATCGGCTATCCCCTCTCCCACTCTTTTTCTGAAAAATATTTTTCTGAAAAGTTCAGGAAAGAAAATATTGCAGATGCTTCTTATCGATTATTTCCGTTGAAGTCCATTGAGGAATTTCCTGCTTTGCTTGAAAAAGAAAAAGATCTCAGCGGATTAAGCGTAACAATTCCTTACAAAGAAAAAATAATTCCTTTCCTCGATGAACTGGATGAAACCATAAGAGCGATTGGTGCAGTGAACACCATAAAATTTAAAATCCAAAATCCAAAATCCAAAATTGCCATAGGATACAATACCGACGTTTACGGTTTCCGGCAATCGATAAAACCTTTTCTCGCGTCGCATCACGAGCGTGCGCTGGTACTCGGGACCGGGGGCGCGTCGAAAGCAATTGAATTTGTTCTGAAACAGATCGGCATCGATTGTGTTTTTGTTTCGAGAGAGAAAAAAAATATTCAAGGGAAAAATATTTTACTTTATTCTGAATTGAACAACTACATTCTCGATTCGCACAAACTTATTGTGAACTGTTCACCAGTTGGAACTTTTCCCGATGTGAATGCTGCCCCGGAAATTCCGTATGAATTCATTAGCGAAAAACATTTTCTCTACGATCTTGTTTACAATCCGGCAGAGACAGAATTTTTAAAACGCGGAAAAGAAAAAGGCGCGATGACGATGAATGGGTTGGATATGCTGAAGTTACAGGCGGAGGAAGCGTGGAGGATCTGGAATTCGGATATTTGA
- a CDS encoding VTT domain-containing protein yields the protein MHYITGFFHFIFHLHDALPAFIDAHGNLIYLLFFIVIFIETGIVIMPFLPGDSLLFIAGSFAAIGQLNVFALIGLLFVAAVLGDNSNYFIGKFFGHRATKIKLFGRNLIKQKNIDKTHGYFEKYGVRTIIIARFVPIVRTITPFVAGIGEMKYSKFLLFDIFGGALWISSMTMMGYFFGQVPFIAAHPEAVAVGIIFISILPMIVEIWRNTGKKS from the coding sequence ATGCATTACATCACCGGCTTTTTCCATTTTATTTTTCACCTGCACGACGCTCTTCCTGCATTCATTGATGCGCACGGCAATCTCATTTACCTTCTTTTTTTCATTGTCATTTTCATCGAAACAGGAATTGTGATCATGCCTTTTCTTCCCGGCGATTCACTGCTCTTTATTGCAGGATCATTCGCAGCTATAGGACAATTGAATGTCTTTGCTTTGATCGGTTTACTTTTTGTTGCTGCGGTTCTCGGCGACAACAGCAATTATTTCATCGGAAAATTCTTTGGTCATCGCGCAACGAAAATAAAATTGTTCGGAAGAAATCTCATCAAGCAAAAAAATATTGACAAGACGCATGGCTATTTCGAAAAGTACGGCGTACGCACGATCATCATCGCGCGTTTTGTTCCCATTGTAAGAACCATCACGCCGTTCGTTGCGGGCATCGGTGAAATGAAATATTCAAAATTCCTGTTATTCGATATTTTCGGCGGCGCATTGTGGATCTCTTCTATGACCATGATGGGCTATTTTTTCGGACAGGTTCCATTCATCGCTGCGCATCCTGAAGCAGTGGCTGTCGGAATAATTTTTATTTCCATTCTCCCGATGATCGTTGAGATCTGGCGCAATACAGGAAAAAAATCGTAG
- a CDS encoding rhodanese-like domain-containing protein, translating to MKEISVSELKKMRDNNEAFQLIDVREPHEVEIAEIGGELIPMGEILSQTEKISRDKPVIIHCRSGARSGTIIHALEKQFGFTNLYNLKGGILAWSKEIDSSVATY from the coding sequence ATGAAAGAGATCAGTGTTTCAGAATTGAAAAAAATGCGCGACAACAACGAAGCATTCCAACTCATCGATGTTCGCGAACCGCATGAAGTAGAAATCGCCGAGATCGGCGGTGAATTGATACCGATGGGAGAAATTCTTTCTCAAACGGAAAAAATTTCACGCGATAAACCGGTGATCATTCATTGCAGGAGTGGCGCACGATCCGGAACGATCATTCACGCACTCGAAAAACAATTCGGATTTACCAATCTCTATAATCTCAAAGGCGGAATTCTTGCCTGGTCAAAAGAGATCGATTCTTCTGTCGCTACTTATTGA